In a genomic window of Bacteroidota bacterium:
- a CDS encoding tetratricopeptide repeat protein — protein MKKAVLVLALTSISSFSIAQNKNVVSAINYLGYFNKDKNPDDLSEAKKYIDLATEHEETKTKAKMWINRAQIYQAISDNSKDEKISALSPNPLDEAAKAYQLTMKYDDKKAYPEAKGNLMYCANSFLNSGVAFFNAKDYGKAVDCFEKSIVINKESFSKIDSNAIFNAALAADRGNMTDKAKNYFQQLIDMNYGGAEEGSRNYSMLAAIYSKEKNDDKYLATIAAGRKAFPNDKDLIIEELNYYLKAGKDKEALANLELAIKNDPNNQTLHFALGTIYDKLEQTDNAEAAYKKAIEIKTDYFDALYNLGALYFNKGAKLTSLANDIKDDAKYKVAMQKVDDVFKQSLPFLEKAEQVGTDDKATFKDLLNTLKSLYARTEQTDKMNAIKEKLKNY, from the coding sequence ATGAAAAAAGCAGTATTAGTACTTGCTCTTACAAGTATCAGTAGTTTCAGCATTGCACAAAACAAAAATGTAGTAAGTGCAATAAATTACCTGGGGTATTTTAATAAAGATAAAAATCCGGATGATTTAAGTGAAGCAAAAAAATACATCGATTTAGCGACTGAACATGAAGAAACTAAAACGAAAGCCAAAATGTGGATTAACCGTGCGCAGATTTATCAAGCCATCAGCGATAATTCTAAGGATGAAAAAATCAGTGCTTTAAGTCCTAATCCCTTAGATGAAGCAGCTAAGGCTTATCAATTAACCATGAAATACGACGATAAAAAGGCTTATCCTGAGGCAAAAGGCAATTTGATGTATTGTGCGAATTCCTTTCTTAATTCAGGTGTTGCTTTTTTTAATGCAAAAGATTATGGTAAAGCTGTTGATTGTTTTGAAAAATCGATAGTAATTAACAAGGAAAGCTTTTCTAAAATCGACTCAAATGCTATTTTTAATGCAGCATTAGCAGCCGATAGAGGAAACATGACGGATAAAGCTAAAAACTATTTTCAGCAATTAATAGATATGAATTATGGAGGTGCTGAAGAAGGTTCTCGCAATTACAGTATGTTGGCAGCTATTTATTCGAAGGAAAAAAATGACGATAAATACCTTGCTACCATTGCTGCAGGAAGAAAAGCTTTTCCGAACGATAAGGATTTAATTATTGAAGAATTGAATTATTACTTAAAAGCTGGAAAGGACAAAGAAGCACTTGCAAACCTTGAATTGGCAATTAAAAATGACCCCAACAACCAAACCTTGCATTTTGCATTAGGAACCATTTACGATAAATTAGAACAAACCGATAATGCTGAAGCTGCCTATAAAAAAGCCATTGAAATAAAAACCGATTATTTTGATGCGCTTTATAATTTAGGAGCTTTGTACTTTAATAAAGGTGCTAAGTTGACCAGTTTAGCCAACGATATAAAAGACGATGCAAAATACAAAGTAGCAATGCAAAAAGTAGATGATGTTTTTAAACAATCATTACCCTTTTTAGAAAAGGCCGAACAAGTTGGAACCGATGATAAAGCAACATTTAAAGATTTGTTAAATACTTTGAAATCATTGTATGCGCGCACTGAACAAACAGATAAAATGAATGCCATTAAAGAAAAATTGAAAAATTATTAA
- the lon gene encoding endopeptidase La, translated as MSDNFEFNNLQLNNIIDDERDNDFIPLLTSEDEEQMNSENIPEVLSILPLRNTVLFPGVVIPITVGRDKSIKLIKDAYKSDKIIGVVSQKDDKIEDPSFDELNKIGTVAFIIRMLRMPDGNTTVIIQGKKRFSLNEITQTDPYLKASVTPFTESKPAKGDKEFDALYSSLKDLALQIIKQSPQIPSEAAFAIKNIESPSFLINFISSNMNATVADKQKIMEVSDLTERATLVLGFLTKELQMLELKNQIQSKVKTDLDKQQRDYFLNQQLKTIQEELGGNPVDESVKEMEEKAKKKKWSKEVETIFKKELDKMKRIHPNAAEYSVQMNYLELLLDLPWGEYTKDKFDLRKAQRILDNDHYGLDKVKDRILEHLAVLKLKGNMKSPILCLYGPPGVGKTSLGKSIATALGRKFVRMSLGGLRDEAEIRGHRKTYIGAMPGRILQNIKKAKSSNPVFILDEIDKVGNHFHGDPSSALLEVLDPEQNNAFYDNFVEMDYDLSKVMFIATANSLSTIQPALRDRLEIIDVTGYTVEEKIEIAKRHLIPKQLEEHGIKKSQVVFEEKIIEKIIEDYTRESGVRGLEKQIAKVVRHIAKAIAMKNKYNLKLTNDDIKKSLGAAFFHKDKYQDNEVAGVVTGLAWTSVGGDILFIEVSLSKGKSGGKLTLTGNLGDVMKESAVIALEFLKSHCNEFGIEPAVFDEWNVHVHVPEGATPKDGPSAGITMLTALASAFTQRKVKKQLAMTGEITLRGKVLPVGGIKEKILAAKRANIKEIILSEENKKDIQEINPDYISDLSFHYVSEMRQVIELALLNEKVKNPLDMSVKKEKESKVKN; from the coding sequence ATGAGCGATAATTTCGAATTTAATAACCTACAACTAAATAACATCATCGACGATGAGCGTGACAATGACTTTATACCCTTGTTGACCAGCGAAGACGAAGAGCAAATGAATTCCGAAAACATTCCGGAAGTGCTTTCTATATTGCCTTTACGAAATACTGTTTTGTTTCCTGGGGTGGTAATTCCTATAACTGTTGGCCGTGATAAATCCATCAAATTAATTAAGGATGCATACAAGTCTGATAAAATAATTGGTGTTGTTTCACAAAAAGACGATAAGATTGAAGATCCTAGCTTTGATGAACTAAATAAAATAGGCACTGTAGCTTTTATAATTCGCATGCTGCGCATGCCCGATGGTAATACAACTGTTATTATACAAGGGAAAAAACGCTTTAGTTTAAACGAAATTACCCAAACTGATCCTTATTTAAAAGCCAGTGTTACTCCTTTTACCGAAAGCAAACCGGCTAAAGGTGATAAGGAATTTGATGCTCTTTACAGTTCGTTAAAAGATTTAGCATTGCAAATCATCAAACAGTCGCCACAAATTCCTTCGGAGGCTGCTTTTGCTATTAAAAATATTGAAAGTCCTAGTTTCCTCATCAATTTTATTTCGAGCAACATGAATGCAACTGTAGCCGATAAGCAAAAAATTATGGAGGTATCAGACTTAACGGAACGCGCAACTTTGGTGTTGGGTTTTCTTACCAAGGAGCTGCAAATGCTGGAATTGAAAAATCAAATTCAGTCGAAAGTTAAAACCGATTTAGATAAACAGCAACGCGATTATTTCTTAAATCAGCAACTCAAAACTATACAGGAAGAACTTGGAGGCAATCCTGTGGATGAGAGTGTGAAAGAAATGGAGGAGAAGGCCAAGAAGAAAAAATGGAGCAAGGAAGTAGAGACTATTTTTAAAAAGGAGCTCGATAAAATGAAGCGCATACATCCCAATGCTGCTGAATATTCGGTGCAAATGAATTACCTCGAATTGTTACTTGATTTACCTTGGGGCGAATACACAAAAGACAAATTTGACCTTCGCAAAGCACAACGAATTTTAGACAATGATCATTATGGCTTAGATAAAGTTAAGGACCGAATTTTAGAACACCTGGCAGTATTGAAACTCAAAGGGAATATGAAATCGCCTATACTTTGTTTGTATGGCCCTCCGGGAGTTGGAAAAACTTCTTTAGGAAAATCTATTGCTACTGCATTGGGACGAAAATTTGTGCGAATGAGTTTAGGTGGTTTGCGTGATGAAGCTGAAATACGCGGTCATCGTAAAACCTATATTGGTGCAATGCCAGGACGAATTTTACAAAACATTAAAAAAGCAAAATCATCTAATCCTGTTTTTATTTTAGATGAAATAGATAAGGTTGGAAATCATTTTCATGGCGATCCGTCCTCAGCTTTGTTGGAAGTGCTGGATCCTGAGCAAAACAATGCCTTTTACGATAATTTTGTTGAAATGGATTACGATTTAAGTAAGGTTATGTTTATTGCTACAGCAAATTCATTAAGCACTATTCAGCCAGCTTTACGCGACCGACTCGAAATTATTGATGTTACCGGTTATACAGTTGAAGAAAAAATAGAAATTGCTAAGCGGCACTTAATTCCAAAGCAATTGGAAGAACACGGAATTAAGAAAAGCCAAGTGGTTTTTGAGGAAAAAATTATTGAAAAAATTATTGAAGATTATACCCGCGAATCGGGCGTAAGAGGTCTTGAAAAGCAAATAGCTAAAGTGGTGCGACACATTGCTAAAGCAATTGCTATGAAAAATAAATACAACCTTAAATTAACTAACGACGACATTAAGAAATCACTGGGAGCTGCATTTTTTCACAAAGACAAATACCAGGATAATGAAGTAGCAGGCGTTGTAACGGGCTTGGCATGGACCTCGGTAGGAGGTGATATATTGTTTATTGAAGTTAGTTTGAGCAAAGGAAAGAGCGGTGGTAAATTAACGTTAACAGGAAATTTAGGGGATGTAATGAAGGAATCGGCTGTAATTGCTTTGGAATTTTTAAAATCGCATTGCAACGAATTCGGAATTGAACCGGCTGTTTTTGATGAATGGAATGTGCATGTGCATGTGCCTGAAGGAGCAACTCCAAAGGATGGACCATCGGCCGGAATAACCATGCTTACAGCATTGGCATCGGCATTTACTCAACGTAAAGTAAAGAAGCAACTTGCCATGACCGGTGAAATAACTTTGCGTGGAAAAGTTTTACCGGTAGGAGGGATCAAAGAAAAAATTCTTGCAGCAAAACGAGCAAACATCAAAGAAATAATTCTCTCAGAAGAAAATAAAAAGGATATACAAGAAATTAATCCGGACTACATTTCCGATTTAAGTTTTCACTATGTATCCGAAATGCGACAGGTTATTGAATTGGCACTTTTAAACGAGAAGGTTAAAAATCCTTTAGATATGAGTGTTAAAAAGGAAAAGGAGAGTAAGGTAAAAAATTAA
- a CDS encoding 3-hydroxybutyryl-CoA dehydrogenase: MKEIAVIGSGTMGNGIAHTFAQNGYKVNLIDISQDALNRALETIGKNLDRMLAKGSITEADKASTLANISTNTKMADGVKTVDLVVEAATENMEIKLSIFKELDKLCKPSAILSSNTSSISITKIASVTGRPDKVIGMHFMNPVPLMKLVEVIRGYSTSDEVCTQIMGLSNSLHKIPVEVNDYPGFVANRILMPMINEAIYSLYEGVAGVDEIDQVMKLGMAHPMGPLQLADFIGLDVCLSILNVLHTGFGNPKYAPCPLLVNMVTAGNLGSKSGQGFYTYVKGSKELNVAPLFKK, from the coding sequence ATGAAAGAAATAGCTGTAATAGGATCAGGAACAATGGGCAATGGCATTGCACATACCTTTGCACAAAATGGATACAAGGTAAATTTAATTGATATATCTCAAGATGCACTCAATCGCGCTTTAGAAACAATAGGTAAAAATTTAGACCGCATGCTGGCAAAAGGCAGCATTACTGAAGCCGATAAAGCGTCTACCTTAGCCAATATCAGCACCAATACCAAGATGGCCGATGGTGTTAAAACGGTTGATTTGGTGGTAGAAGCAGCTACCGAGAACATGGAAATAAAACTTTCTATTTTCAAAGAGCTAGATAAACTGTGTAAGCCATCTGCTATTTTATCGAGCAATACTTCCTCAATATCCATTACTAAAATTGCCTCGGTAACTGGTCGTCCCGACAAGGTTATTGGTATGCACTTTATGAATCCTGTACCCTTGATGAAATTAGTTGAAGTAATAAGAGGTTACAGTACATCGGATGAAGTATGTACACAAATAATGGGGCTGTCGAATAGTCTACATAAAATACCGGTTGAAGTGAATGATTATCCGGGATTTGTGGCAAACCGAATATTAATGCCTATGATAAACGAAGCTATTTACAGCTTATATGAAGGAGTTGCAGGTGTTGACGAAATTGATCAGGTTATGAAACTTGGAATGGCGCATCCTATGGGACCATTGCAATTGGCTGATTTTATTGGATTGGATGTATGTTTATCGATATTAAATGTATTGCATACCGGTTTTGGAAATCCGAAATATGCGCCTTGTCCTTTGTTGGTAAATATGGTTACAGCTGGGAACTTAGGCAGTAAATCGGGACAAGGATTTTACACTTATGTAAAAGGAAGCAAAGAGTTGAATGTAGCGCCATTATTTAAAAAATAA